The nucleotide window CGACCGCGAGGGTCTCGCGCAGCTCAACACGGGGTCGGGCGGCGGTATCTCCGTCGACCGCGAACTCCTCTACGAACTCGACTCGGATCTCCACCTCGCGGACCCGTGCCTCTTCGTCTCCTTCGACGGCTGGGACGAAGGGGACGTAGACGAGGTCCGCGACAGGATCGGCCCGTGGTTCGGTAACATCTACAGCCGCCGACGCGCGCAACCCCCGGAGCCGTGCCGCGACACGTACGAGTACTACACCCTCCCGGAGATCGGCGAGCGCGTCGCCGCCGCGTTCCGTGAGACGGAGCGGTTCGCCGCGCTCGACGCGGTCCGCGAGGGGCTGCTTGAGTCGATCCGGAGCGACCTCCCGCCCGCCGAGGAGCGCCCGACGGTCGCGACGCTGCTGTACATGGACGGGACCTACTACCCCTCGCGGACCGACGAGCCGGGGTTCGCGAACGCGCACGTGCGTCCGTTCGACGTTTCCGACGCGTTCGCCGCCGAGGATATCACCTACGAGACGGCCTACGACCACGAGCAGCTGCTGGAGGTCGACCCCGACGTCGTCCTCCACCAGTACGGGATCGCCTCCTACTACGACGTCGGTGCCGTCCGCGAGGAGCTGGCCGACCACCCGGTCGCCGGCGAGCTCTCCGCGATCGCGAACGATCGGTTCTACGCCTCCGGCGACCCGGTTCAGGGACCGATCATGAACCTGTTCCAGCTGGAGATGACCGCGAAGCAGCTGTTCCCCGAGCGGTTCGGCGAGTGGCCGGGGTACGAACACGGCGACGACTACCCCGACATCCCCGAAGGCGAGCGCCTGTTCGACCGCGACGAGGTCGCCTCGATCGTCAGCGGAGGGTCGGAATGAGCGGCGACGACCGCGACGTCGTCGTGGTCGGGGCCGGTCCCGCGGGCTGCGCCGCCGCGGTGTTCGCGGCGCGCGACGGCCTCGACGTCGCCGTCTTCGACCGCGGCCGGTCGTCGCTCGCGCGCTGCGCGCATCTCGGGAACTACCCCGGGTTCCCGGCCGGCATCGACGTCGGGACGCTCTCCGACCTCATGCGCGCGCAGGCGGAGCGGGCGGGCTGTGCGCTCGTCGACGACCTCGTCGAGTCCGTCGAGCGTCCCGTCGACGGCTCCGCTGATTCTGACGACTCCGATAGCTCCGACGACCCCGATGAGTCGCGGTTCGTCGTCCGCCCGCAGGAGGGCGACCCGGTCGCGGCTCGCCGGGTGATCGCGGCGACGCGCTACGACGGGGAGTACCTCCGCGGGCTCGACGACGACGACGCGATGTTCGAGGTCCACGACCACGGCGACGAGACCCACGAGCACTTCGACCGCGAGTACGCCGACCGCGACGGAACGACTCCCGTCGACGGACTGTACGTGGCATCTCCCTCCGACGCGGACCGGCAGGCGATCACCGCCGCCGGCCGCGGCGCGCGGGTCGGCAAGCGGGTCGTCGCCGACGCCCGGACCGACGCCGGCTGGTGGCCGGACGCGGCGGAGGGGGTCGACTGGGTCCGCCGGGAGACCGAACTCGACGACGAGTGGAGCGACCGCGACCGGTGGGTCGAGTGGTTCGACGAGCGCCACGCCGACGGCCCGGTCGATCCCGACTCGGAGCGGTTCACACGCGTCCGGGAGGCCGCGGTCGACGAGGCGCTGTCGGCGTACGTCGACGCGGACGAGGAGGCGGCCCGCGCCGCGGCCGGACACCGCGCGCTCGCGGAGCGGCTCGACCCCGAGGCGGTCGTCGACGCCCACGGGACCGACGCGCTGCTCGACGCGATGGACGACGAGGCCGTCGCGGCGTACGTCGCGGGGGACGAACCGAACGCCGACCGATCCGACGAGGCGTCGCCATGAACGGCGGGGAGACGAGGACCGACGGCGGGTCCGTCGCCGACGGTGAGGGTCGGGCGATCGGCGGCGGCTCCCCCCGGCGACCGGTCGAGGGGGACCGGCTCGGGTGGCTGTTCGAGCCTCGCCTCGCTGCGGTGATCGCGGGGAGCCTCGCCCTCGTCGTCGTTGCGGGACTCGTCCAGGTGAGCTTCGGCACGTACTCGATGACGGTCGGGCAGGCGTGGCGGGCCGTCCTCGACCCCGCCGTCCTGCTCGATCCGCGGTGGTTCCTCAACTTCCTCCTCGGCGAGGAGCTGATGCGGGCGGTCACGGGATTTCAGGGCGAACTACCGCAGCTCGCGCGCGAGACGCTCGTCGTCTGGAACATCCGGCTCCCGCGGGTGCTCGTCGCCGTCGTCGTCGGGATGAACCTCGCCGTCTCGGGCGCGATCTTTCAGGCGGTGACGCGGAACGAGCTGGCCAGCCCGTTCATCCTCGGCGTCTCCTCGGGCGCGGGGCTGATGATCCTGCTCACGCTCGTCGTGTTCGGCGGCCTCTCGGCGTTTCTCCCCATCATCGCGGCGCTGGGCGGCTCCGTGGCGTTCCTCGTCGTCTACGCCATCGCGTGGAAGAACGGGACCAGCCCCGTGCGGCTCGTGCTCGCGGGCGTCATCGTCGGGACGGTCTTCAACAGCCTCCAGACGGGGCTGTTCTTTTTCGCCGACGACATCGGCGTCGTCCAGTCGGCGATCCAGTGGACCACCGGCTCGCTGACGGGGACCGACTGGGAACAGGTCCGGATGGCGCTCCCGTGGACGCTCGTGGCGGTGACCCTGTCGCTCGCGGGCTCGCGGCAGCTGAACCTCCTCCTCCTCGGCGAGCAGACGGCGAAGTCGCTGGGGATGTCGATAGAGCGGGTGCGGTTCGCGCTCTCCGGCGTCGCCGTGCTGGCGGCCGCCGCCAGCATCGCGGTGGCGGGCATCGTGAGCTTCGTTGGGCTCATCGTCCCCCACGTGGTTCGGAACCTCGTCGGTAGCGACTACAAGCGGGTGATCGTCGGCTGCCTGTTCGTCGGCCCGGCGCTGATGGTCGGTGCCGACGTCGGGGCGCGCCTCGGGATGAGCGTACTGACCGGCGCGGACGCGCAGGTCCCGGTCGGGATCGTCACCGGGCTGGTCGGCGGGCCGTACTTCCTGTACCTGATGCGTCGACAGCAGAACATGGGTGACCTCTGAATGGCGACTGAACACGCGGACGCGACGGAGACGGACGAATCGAGCGGTGTAAGCGAGCCCAACGGCGCAACCGAGCCGAGCGGTACGAACACCCCGAGCGGCGCGGACGGACCCCGCGGAACGGGCGGCGCGGGAGACGCGAGCGACCTCGACGCCGAGGACCTCGTGTTGGGCTACCCGACCGCCCCGGAACCGGTGATCGACGGCGAGTCGGTCGCGGCCGAGCCGGGCGCGGTCACCGCCCTCGTCGGCCCGAACGGCTCCGGGAAGAGCACCCTGCTGAAGGGGTTGGCGAACCAGCTCGAACCCGAGGGCGGCTCGGTACTCCTCGACGGGCGCGACGTCCACTCGATGGGGACGAAGGCGCTCGCGAAGAAGCTCGGACTGCTCTCACAGGAGAGTACGTCGCCGGGCAGCATCACCGTCGAGGATCTGGTGTATCACGGCCGCTACCCGCACCGCGGCTTCTTCGAACGGACGACCGACGAGGACGCTCGCGCAGTCGAGCGCGCCATCGACCTCGCCGGCTGCGGCCACCTGCGGGACCGGGAGGTCGGGAGCCTGAGCGGCGGGCAAAAGCAGTTGGCGTGGATCGCGATGATCTTAGCGCAGGACACCGACGTACTCCTCTTAGACGAGCCGACGACGTTCCTCGATCTCCACCACCAGATGGAGGTGATGGAGATCATCGAGACGCTCCGCTCCGAGAGCGAGGTCACCGTCGTCGTCGTCCTCCACGACATCGAACAGGCCGCGCGGCTCGCCGACCGGGTAGTCGCGCTGAAGGACGGCGAGATCCGAGCGCGCGGCCCGCCCGAGGAGGTCGTCACCGAGGAGCTGCTCACCGACGTGTTCCGCGTCGACGCCGAGGTCGTCGACACCGACCGCGGTCCGCGAGTGACGCCGATCCGGGCGCGACACGAGGAGTAGCCCCGCTCGGCGCGGTCAGGTTGCGGTCAGCCGGCTCGACGCGTCCGAGCGACGACCGGCTCGAATTATTTTAGGTGGGCCTAAGAATCGGAAGGGTTAAGTCTTTTTAGGTGGGCCTAAAAATATGCCCAACCGAGACGAGGTACCAGCCGAACCGACCCGCAGAGCGTTCGCGAAGTACGGCGGCGCGGCCGCTCTCGGCGGCCTGCTCGCCGGCTGTACCGGCGGTGGCGACGCCGCCGGCTCCGCGGACGACGGCGGCGACGGGACCGGCTCCGGCGGCGGCGATTCAGCGGGGTCCGGGGGCGACACGGACGAGGATGCCGAGACCGACAAGGTCGACGGAAGCTACACGACGTCCATCGCGCCGATGGGCGAGGTGACGTTCGAGTCGCCGCCGGAGACGGTGTTCACGCGGCTCACCCACCACGCGGATATGGCGTTCGCGCTCGGCCGGAGCGACGGGATCACCGCGATGCACGCGCCGGACTACTACGACGGGCTCTGGAACCAGTACGTCGAGCGCCTGCCGGGCGTCTCGCTCGACTGGACGGGGCTCTATTCCTCGTGGCAGCCGAGCAAGGAGAAGCTGTACGCCCTCGACAGCGACGTCCACCTCGCGGACCCGGCGTGGATCACTCAACAGGACGCGTGGAGCCGCGAGGACATCGACGAGGTCGCCGAGCGGGTCTCCCCGTGGTTCGGGAACTCCCTCTCCGACCGACACCAAGAACCGACCGACGAGTGGGCCGACGGCTATCAGTACTACGGCCTGTGGGAACAGTTCGAGCTCGTCGCCGAGGCGTTTCAGGAGCGCGAGCGCTACGAGGCGCTCGCGGGCGTCCGCGAGGAGCTACTCGCAACGATCGACGAGAACATTCCGCCGGCGGAGGAGCGACCGAGCGCGATCATGGTCGCCGCCGCCGACATCGAGCAGATCTACGCGTACACGCTGAGCAACCCCGGCTTCCTCACGGCGCACACCCGCCCGCTCGGGCCGCGCGACGCCTTCGAGGGGAGCATCGAGTCCGGGACCGTAATCGACTTCGAGACGATACTCGACGCCGACCCCGACGTAATCCTATACCTCGGCGGCATGGAGCCGGGGACGGACATGGCCGGCCGACGGACAGCCTTCGAGGAGGACCCCGTCGGCTCGGAGGTCACCGCGGTCAAGAACGACCGCATTCACCCGCAGGGCGCTCGGTATCAGGGACCGATCCTCAATCTCTTCCAGCTGGAGATGACCGCGAAGCAGCTGTACCCCGACGCCTTCGGCGCGTGGCCGCGGTACGAGGAGGGCCCGTACCCGGAGATCCCGGAGGCGGAGCGCCTGTTCGACCGGGGGCGCGTCGCGGACGCCATCAACGGGGACTTGTAGATGCGCGCCCGCGAGTGGGCCGTCGCGGCGACGTACGGTGACCCGACCGACTACGACGTGCCCGCCCTGCCGACGTGGCGCGTCGAGCGCGGCGAAGGTGGCGACATCGCGTTCGCCGCGGGCGACGGCGACGAGCCGTTCATCGCCGCGGCCAACCCGGTTCGGGTGCGTCGGTGACCGGGATGACCGCAACCGTCCGGCTTCGCTCGCGTCCGAGGGGGACCGCGTCGAACGCCCCGCCCGTGAGGAACCCACCGTGATCGGAACTACGCTGCTGGACATCGCGGACCACATCGAATCGCTCGCGGCCGCGGACGGCGAGTTCTCGCTCGTCTGCGCGCGGTACGGCGACCGCCCGGTCCCCGCCGCGGGGCTGCGGTTCGACAGCCGAGAGACCGCCCGCGCGGCCGCCCGGGCGACGGAGCAGTACCGCGACGCGCTCCGCCGATACGACCCGCAGCTTCCCTTCTACGACGTCGTCGTCAGACAGGAGTTTGTCGGGTCGCGACCCGAGGCGACGGCCGAGGGCCGCGGCCTCGACCGCTTCGTCCCCGGCCCCGACGCCAGCGCGCCGGGAGAGCTGACCGATCGCGTGGTGGAGACCGCCGGCTATCGCCCCGGCGAGAGCGGAGGAGACGCCGCCGGTGGCGACGGGAACGGCCCCGAGAGCGACACGGACTCTAACCCCCACGAGCCGAGCCGGGCGGAGCCGTCCGGTCGCGGGTCGCACCGCGACCGCATCGAGTTCTGTCACGCCGCGGCCGCGGCGACGTTCGAGGCGCTCTCCGCCGGCGGCCACGACCGCGTCGAGTCGGCGGTGATGGACGCGTACTTCGCGTTCGCGGAGCGGCGCTCCGACCCGGACGACCTCTGTCTCTGCCTCCTCGAGGCGATGGCGACGGCGCTCGAACGCCACCTCGACCCCGAGACGCAGGCGGCGGTGCTGTCCGCGGCCGCCGAGCGGCTCCCCGACCCGGCGGAGTCGACAGCCGCCGATCGGTCGGGGTCGACCGCTTCCGATCCGCCGGAGCCATCGGCCTCCGATCGGTCGGAGCCAGCGGACCCGGTACCCGCGGCATTCGACCGACTCGCCGCGGTCGGTCTCGTCGACGGCTACGAACGCGTCGCCCCCGAAGAGTTACCCCCCGAGTCGCGGTCTCCGACCGCGGACGGCGCGGCGGTTCGGGTCTCCGGGTACGCGTTGTCGCCGACCGACGGTCGTCTCCCGACGCTCCCGGTGGCGCTGGCGGTGACGCGACGGGACCCGCGGAGCCGGCCCGCCGGGGTCGGGCTCCTCGCGGCCGGGAGTGAGGCGATCGGCCCGGACTGGTGGTTCCGGGTCGCTCGGGACGGTCCCGTCCGCGACGGCGGCCCGGTAACCGCGTCGATCCCCTCCGAGAAATAGTGTCGGCGGACGCACGGCGGTCGGCGCGCGTCCCGGTCGGCACGCGTCTCGACCGGCCCGCAGTCCGCCCCTACTCGTCGTCCGGTTCGATCCGAACGAGGTCGGCCTCGACGTCCTCGACGAACGCGCCCTGTCCGCCAACGGTGACCTCGCCGTCGTCGGTCTCGACGACGAGCGAGTGTTCGACCGGGAACTCGTTGTTCGTCGGCTCCACCATCCCCTGTCTCGTCTCGACGACGCGGCCGACGATATCGACCGGCTCGTCGTCGTCGGTCCGCCGGCCGGCGATCGTCACTCTGGGCGGGTCCCCGGCGCGGAGCCGCAGCGTCGCCTGAAGGACGGTGTGTCTGAAGTTCGTGTACTCGGCCGGGAGCGGGGCCGAGTCGGCGACGCGGGCCTCGGTCGCGGCGGGCCAGTAGTTCCCGAGGAAGGACCCGACGATCACCGGCGCGAGCTGTTCCTGCGCGAAGGCGATGGCCTGCCGGTCGGTCGTCGACCGACGGAGGAGCTCTGGCGGGGCGACGACGCCGGCCGCGGAGTCGACGGTGAGCAGCGTCGGCATCGCCTCGCCCCACGTCCGCACGACGTTCGCGACCCCCGACAGGGTGGGGTCGTCCGCGTCGAGGTCCGCGTCGGAGACGACGAGCAGGACGAGGACGCCGCGGTCCACGGCGTCCGCGAGCGCCTCGCTGACCTCCGGGACCTGCCCGGCGGTGAGCGACAGCGTCACCTCGGAGTCGGCGTCTTCGAGCAGCGAGCGGACCCGCTTGAGGACGGTGACCCGCGACTTGATCACCTCGAACTGCTCGGCCTGCCGCTCCACGCGGGAGTACCGCTCGGCCAGCCCGGGCCGCATCGCGTCGACGTCAGAGCGTAGTCGCTCTATCACCTCCTCGGGCGGGTTCGCGCGGATGGTGGTCGGCACGACGTGGTCGTTCACCTCGACGAAGCCGCGCTCTTCGAGCGACTCGCTCACGCTGTAGACGTACCGCTTCGAGACGCCCGCCGCGTCGGCGACGGTGCTGGCCTTCGCCTCGCCGTGTTCGAGCAGACTGAGATAGGTGTCGACCTCCTTGTCGGAGAGTCCGAAGCGTCGGAGGAGGTCCGTCAGCGTCCGGTCGTCCATACGCGTTCCCGGTCCGAGCGGCACTTATAAGGGTCGGTCCGGGACCGTCCGTGCCGGTCCGGGACCGCCCGCGTTCGCCGGTCGAGGATCGTCCCTCGCCAGCGACTACCGGAGGACGGCGGCCGAGTCGACCGCGATCACGGCCCCGCCGTCGTCGCTTCCGTCCCCGCCGCGGACCGCGCCGTCACCGAACAGGTCTGCGTCGACCGAGTCGGGAACGGCGACGGTCGCCGGCTCCGCGCCGAAGTTGACGACGACGAGGAGCGCGTCGCGGTCTTCCGGGTCGGGCCCGTCGGCGTCGCCTCCCCTCGCAGGCGTCCGCTCGTAGGCGGTGACGCGCTCGGCGTCTCCCTCGACCACGCGCACGTCGGCCGCGCGACCGTCGAACGCGACCTCCCCCTCGCGGAGCAGCGGTTCGGCCTCGCGCAGCCCGACCAGTTCGCGGTGGAACTCGGTGAGGCCGTTGTCGCCGTCGTGCCACCGGATCGGACCGCGGTACGTCTCGTTGCCGCGCTCCTGTCCGGCGTAGATCATCGGCGCGCCCGGCAGCGTGAACGTCACCGCCGCGGCCGCCCGGAGGGCGTCGCGGCCGTACTCCGCGAGGTATCGGTCCTCGTCGTGGTTCTCGACGTACCGCATCTGCGAGCGGCCGCCGTCGCCGAAGCCGAGCCACTCGCCGCGGGCGAGGGCGGTCTTGACCGCGTCCGCCGGCTCCTCGCCCGCACCGACCGCGCGAAGCGTCTCGTACAGCGAGGTGTCGTAGTGGCGGTCGAACTCTCCCTCGCCGTAGAACGGGTCGTGCGGCAGGGTCTCGTCGAGGAGCAGGACGTCCTCGGGGACGCGGTCGGCGACCTCCTTCCAGAAGCCGTGCGGGACGCCCCACGCCACGTCGGCGCGGAACCCGTCGACGACGCCGGCCCACTCGTCGACGACGTCGAGCAGCCACTCGCGGACCGCCGGGCTGTCGTAGTTGAGGTTCGGGATCCGGCCCCACTCGAAGTAGTAGTCCGGCATGTCGCCGTCGCCGAGCTGCGCCCAGTCGATCCCGGTCACGTCGAAGGCGGCGTCGGTCCGGCGGTAGTGGTCGGCGTAGGCGTCGACGCCCGCGGAGTGGAGCTGGAACGCGGGGTGATCGCGGGAGGTGTGGTTGATCACCAGATCGAATATCACCCGGATTCCGGCGTCGTGACACGTCTCGACGAGCGACTCGAACGACTCGCGGGAGCCGAGGTCGGCGGCGGTGTCGTAGTAGTCGGTGACGTGATAGCCGTGGTCCGTCGGCGAGGCGAGAACGGGCGTGAGCCAGAGCGTGTCGACGCCGAGGTGATCGAGGTACTCGACCCGGCGCTCGATCTCGCGGAACGTGGTGGGGAGCGTGTCGCCCGCGAACGACCGGACGAAGACCTCGTAGATCGTCGGCGACTCCGCCCACTCGGGCGTCGGGTTCGGATCGCTGACCGCGACGGCCTCCCCGTTCTCGGTCGCTCCCCGACCGCCCGCCTCGACCCGAACCGTCTCCGCGGCCCCGTACCGCTCGCCGTGCGGGACCGCGTGGATCCGGACGGCGTCGTCGACGCCGTCGGCCCGGAGTTCGTCGAGCGGGACCGCAAGCGTCCGACCGTCCGCCCGCGACTCGACCGCCGCGACCGCCTCCGGGTCGGCGTCGCGGTCGTCGACGAGGAACGTCGCGTCGAGCGCGTCCGGGTCGCCGCCGCGCTCGACCTCGTCGACCGCGGGGGCCGGTTCGACCGCGGCGGTCAGGCGGAGCCGGGCGGTCTCGTCCGGGTCGTCGGTCCCGACGACCGTCGCGTCGAGCGAAACCCGTGGGCGACCGGGACCGGGGACCTCGCAGACGCCGTGGTGCGCCGCCGACCGGTCGTCGTCGGGGACGAAGGCGAAGCCGTGGCTCCCCGGCGGGACGCGTACCCGCGCGACCCAGTCGTCGCCGTCGCGCTCGGCCCGGTCGCGGGCGAGCCGGTTCTCGTTGAGCGGCCACAAAAGCGAGACGCGGTCGATACCGGCGTCGTCGGTTCCGTCGCCGCCGCTCTCGCCGTCGTCGGTCTCGTCGCCGCCGCTCTCACCGTCGCCGCCGGCGAGATCGGCGGCCGGAACTCGGATCTCCGTCTCGCGCCGCTCGTCGGGGAAGGCGCGCACCCGCTGGCGGTGGACGCCGTCGGGCGCGTCGAGCGCGAGCACGTAGGTGCCGGGGGCGTCGGGGACGAGGTGAACGACGGGGTCGTCGTCGCGGCTCGTCTCGCCCGCTCGAAACGCCGCGACCGAGCCGTCGGAACGGTCCGAGCGCTCCGAGCCGTTCGAGCCGTCCGCTCCGACCGTCGTCGCCGAACTCGGCGGGCCGGTCGCGTCCGGGCCGTCGCCGGCCGACAGCGCGCTGTCGCCGGGCGCGTCGCGGACGGTCCACCGGTACGTCCCGTCGGGGTCCGGGGACCGCGGCGCAAGCTCGACCGACTCGCCGACGCTCGTCGTCCGCGGGGGGCCGGGTTCGTACACGCCCGGTCTCTCGTCTCGCCGGGGCTTGAGGGTTTCCGTTTTCGAAACTCGTGAACAAGAATTACACCAAAACTTCATACCGGGCGACCGCGTGTGTTCGCGTAATGCAGCTTCGCGACGCGCTCGACGACTACAAGCGCCACGCCGGCGACGGGACGCGCTTCCCCGGCGAGCGGCGCACCGTCTCCGGCCGGTTTTCGGGCGGCGACGGGCGGCTCGTCCACGTCGGCGGCGACGGCGAACTCCGCGACTTCGGCTATCCGCTCACGGGCCAGACGGGTCTCGTCCGGTCGCGGATCGGTCTCGCCGTCGACGGCGAGGTGACGTGGCTCGACGAGGCCGACACGACCCAGCGGTACGTCGGCGACACCG belongs to Halorubrum sp. DM2 and includes:
- a CDS encoding FAD-dependent oxidoreductase, coding for MSGDDRDVVVVGAGPAGCAAAVFAARDGLDVAVFDRGRSSLARCAHLGNYPGFPAGIDVGTLSDLMRAQAERAGCALVDDLVESVERPVDGSADSDDSDSSDDPDESRFVVRPQEGDPVAARRVIAATRYDGEYLRGLDDDDAMFEVHDHGDETHEHFDREYADRDGTTPVDGLYVASPSDADRQAITAAGRGARVGKRVVADARTDAGWWPDAAEGVDWVRRETELDDEWSDRDRWVEWFDERHADGPVDPDSERFTRVREAAVDEALSAYVDADEEAARAAAGHRALAERLDPEAVVDAHGTDALLDAMDDEAVAAYVAGDEPNADRSDEASP
- a CDS encoding iron ABC transporter permease, whose product is MNGGETRTDGGSVADGEGRAIGGGSPRRPVEGDRLGWLFEPRLAAVIAGSLALVVVAGLVQVSFGTYSMTVGQAWRAVLDPAVLLDPRWFLNFLLGEELMRAVTGFQGELPQLARETLVVWNIRLPRVLVAVVVGMNLAVSGAIFQAVTRNELASPFILGVSSGAGLMILLTLVVFGGLSAFLPIIAALGGSVAFLVVYAIAWKNGTSPVRLVLAGVIVGTVFNSLQTGLFFFADDIGVVQSAIQWTTGSLTGTDWEQVRMALPWTLVAVTLSLAGSRQLNLLLLGEQTAKSLGMSIERVRFALSGVAVLAAAASIAVAGIVSFVGLIVPHVVRNLVGSDYKRVIVGCLFVGPALMVGADVGARLGMSVLTGADAQVPVGIVTGLVGGPYFLYLMRRQQNMGDL
- a CDS encoding TrmB family transcriptional regulator sugar-binding domain-containing protein; this translates as MDDRTLTDLLRRFGLSDKEVDTYLSLLEHGEAKASTVADAAGVSKRYVYSVSESLEERGFVEVNDHVVPTTIRANPPEEVIERLRSDVDAMRPGLAERYSRVERQAEQFEVIKSRVTVLKRVRSLLEDADSEVTLSLTAGQVPEVSEALADAVDRGVLVLLVVSDADLDADDPTLSGVANVVRTWGEAMPTLLTVDSAAGVVAPPELLRRSTTDRQAIAFAQEQLAPVIVGSFLGNYWPAATEARVADSAPLPAEYTNFRHTVLQATLRLRAGDPPRVTIAGRRTDDDEPVDIVGRVVETRQGMVEPTNNEFPVEHSLVVETDDGEVTVGGQGAFVEDVEADLVRIEPDDE
- a CDS encoding ABC transporter ATP-binding protein gives rise to the protein MATEHADATETDESSGVSEPNGATEPSGTNTPSGADGPRGTGGAGDASDLDAEDLVLGYPTAPEPVIDGESVAAEPGAVTALVGPNGSGKSTLLKGLANQLEPEGGSVLLDGRDVHSMGTKALAKKLGLLSQESTSPGSITVEDLVYHGRYPHRGFFERTTDEDARAVERAIDLAGCGHLRDREVGSLSGGQKQLAWIAMILAQDTDVLLLDEPTTFLDLHHQMEVMEIIETLRSESEVTVVVVLHDIEQAARLADRVVALKDGEIRARGPPEEVVTEELLTDVFRVDAEVVDTDRGPRVTPIRARHEE
- a CDS encoding ABC transporter substrate-binding protein; the protein is MPNRDEVPAEPTRRAFAKYGGAAALGGLLAGCTGGGDAAGSADDGGDGTGSGGGDSAGSGGDTDEDAETDKVDGSYTTSIAPMGEVTFESPPETVFTRLTHHADMAFALGRSDGITAMHAPDYYDGLWNQYVERLPGVSLDWTGLYSSWQPSKEKLYALDSDVHLADPAWITQQDAWSREDIDEVAERVSPWFGNSLSDRHQEPTDEWADGYQYYGLWEQFELVAEAFQERERYEALAGVREELLATIDENIPPAEERPSAIMVAAADIEQIYAYTLSNPGFLTAHTRPLGPRDAFEGSIESGTVIDFETILDADPDVILYLGGMEPGTDMAGRRTAFEEDPVGSEVTAVKNDRIHPQGARYQGPILNLFQLEMTAKQLYPDAFGAWPRYEEGPYPEIPEAERLFDRGRVADAINGDL
- a CDS encoding ABC transporter substrate-binding protein; its protein translation is MERDADRLAGTRRDAIRYCGAVAGAGLLAGCSGTESTPSGSGSGDGNGSVNGGSDGDDSPSGSDDGGSYTAEIAPVGEVEFDAVPENVMVYSLLYADLAVALGHGDAVNSLGFDADAGGNTLDAYYADLDGVSFDREGLAQLNTGSGGGISVDRELLYELDSDLHLADPCLFVSFDGWDEGDVDEVRDRIGPWFGNIYSRRRAQPPEPCRDTYEYYTLPEIGERVAAAFRETERFAALDAVREGLLESIRSDLPPAEERPTVATLLYMDGTYYPSRTDEPGFANAHVRPFDVSDAFAAEDITYETAYDHEQLLEVDPDVVLHQYGIASYYDVGAVREELADHPVAGELSAIANDRFYASGDPVQGPIMNLFQLEMTAKQLFPERFGEWPGYEHGDDYPDIPEGERLFDRDEVASIVSGGSE
- a CDS encoding alpha-amylase family glycosyl hydrolase; amino-acid sequence: MYEPGPPRTTSVGESVELAPRSPDPDGTYRWTVRDAPGDSALSAGDGPDATGPPSSATTVGADGSNGSERSDRSDGSVAAFRAGETSRDDDPVVHLVPDAPGTYVLALDAPDGVHRQRVRAFPDERRETEIRVPAADLAGGDGESGGDETDDGESGGDGTDDAGIDRVSLLWPLNENRLARDRAERDGDDWVARVRVPPGSHGFAFVPDDDRSAAHHGVCEVPGPGRPRVSLDATVVGTDDPDETARLRLTAAVEPAPAVDEVERGGDPDALDATFLVDDRDADPEAVAAVESRADGRTLAVPLDELRADGVDDAVRIHAVPHGERYGAAETVRVEAGGRGATENGEAVAVSDPNPTPEWAESPTIYEVFVRSFAGDTLPTTFREIERRVEYLDHLGVDTLWLTPVLASPTDHGYHVTDYYDTAADLGSRESFESLVETCHDAGIRVIFDLVINHTSRDHPAFQLHSAGVDAYADHYRRTDAAFDVTGIDWAQLGDGDMPDYYFEWGRIPNLNYDSPAVREWLLDVVDEWAGVVDGFRADVAWGVPHGFWKEVADRVPEDVLLLDETLPHDPFYGEGEFDRHYDTSLYETLRAVGAGEEPADAVKTALARGEWLGFGDGGRSQMRYVENHDEDRYLAEYGRDALRAAAAVTFTLPGAPMIYAGQERGNETYRGPIRWHDGDNGLTEFHRELVGLREAEPLLREGEVAFDGRAADVRVVEGDAERVTAYERTPARGGDADGPDPEDRDALLVVVNFGAEPATVAVPDSVDADLFGDGAVRGGDGSDDGGAVIAVDSAAVLR